The DNA segment TACATGCGTTTAAAAGACTGAGAAAAGAAGAAACGGCATGTCTTGTTTGTGTGGGGAAATTAGCAAAAGAAATTGAAACAGATTTTAATGAGTTTGTATCTAAAAACAATTTGGCAGATTCCGTAATTGTTACCGGATATATAGATTTGGAAATTTTTCAAAAATATATTGATGCGGTAGATATTTGTCTAAACCTTAGGTATCCATATAATGGGGAAACTAGCGGAAGCTTAATGCGTATTCTTTCTAAGGGGAAAGCTGTTGTAGTAAATGACATAGGAAGCTTTTCGGAAATTCCAGATGATGCATGTATTAAGTTGCCAGATGCGAGGGATTTAACAATAAATCACGAGGCGGACAATATTTTTGGAGCACTTAAAATGCTGATTGCTGATTCTGAATATAGAAGTACATTAAGAAAGAATGCACGGTTGTATGCGGAAAAAACTTTAGATCTGGAGGTGGTGGGGAAATTATATAAAGATGTCATTGAGCTTCCGCAACAAGCTTCTCCCTTGACAGAAAACGTATTAAAGGGAATCGCGGATGAATTGGCAGAAAAAAAATATTCACGTGAAGAAGTGAGGAATATTTCAGATAGTTTGAGTGCGTGTATATAGGAGAAAAGCATACTCAGACTTAATGACTGTGTATGCTTTGTGAACTGGGAGGGCAGGCGTGGAAAAAAAGCAGATAGGTAAGATAGTAGGTACGATAATAATGTCCGCATGTGTCTTGGGATTATACTTATGGCACGTTAGAAGCTTTTCGGCCTTTTATGTCTTAGATGACGAGTTTGGCTATTGGAGTAATGGAGCATTACTAGCGGGATATGACTGGTCTGGAACGCTGCGCGGAGTTGCAAATTATAGTTATGGCTATGGCTTTTTATTAGCACCAATTATTAAAGTCTTTGATACTCCGGAATTGGCATATCAGGCAGCGATTGTACTAAACAGTATTTTGGGAATAGTAACATTTGGCATTATTTTATTGTGCTTTCAGGAATTGTATTCTCAGGTAAAGTATTATAAAAGGCTTTTTATTGCAGCGGCAGTTTGTTTGAATTCTAACTATATTGTAAACACACATATTGCTTGGAGCGAAACACTGCTTAATTTATTGATTTGGGTATTGATTTATTTGTTGATTAAATTTTTCCAACAAAAGAAAATGTCATACTTAATACTGGCATCAATATGCTGTGTTTTTTCGCTAATGGTTCACACAAGGATGATAAGCATTGTTTTATCATTTTTATTTATTGTTATAGTGGCTTTAAAAGAGAAAAAAATTGATGTCAAGAAACAGGGATTATTTTTCCTCATTTTTGTTGGAGAATTACTCATATGGTACTTATTAAAGTCTTATTTTAAAGAGACCTTGTGGGGAAACAATGCTGGTGATGTGAATGATTTTGCCGGAGAATTGCAAAAAATAGCCGGCTTATTTACATCAAAAGGTATTATCAATTTTGGCATGATAATCTTAGGCCAGCTATTGTATTGTGGTGTATCAACCCTTCTATTATCATATTTTTGTCTTTTTTATGTTATTTGCAGAATATATGATGTGCTTAAAAGGAAGCTACAAAAATTGTCTACGACAGAGTATCTATTTGCTTTTCTGTTGGTCTGCTTAAGCATTACAGTATGCATGGGTAGTTTGGCATTAATAAATGCCAATCGAATTGATCACTATATTTATGGTAGATATATTGAATTGATAATAATTCCGATTATAGGTTTGAGTTCGTTGGAAATATTTTGTGTTAGTCCAATAAAGTATAAAAGTAATCTTGGAAGTTGCAGTGTGATTGCCTTTATTTGCAGCGGTTATTTGATCGGATACAAAATATTAAAAGAAGGCGCCTCAAAATATTCAATAGCCTGTTCAAATGCAATATTTAGTTTTATTGATGAAGATAGTTTGAATATTGATAAAATGCTCTTCACGGTCATTGCTTTGTTTCTTTTGCTAGCAGTTATTCGATACTTTTTTAAACGAAGATATATTTATATAGTTGCTGGTGTAATTGCCTTCTACGGGGGATTTAATGCGTTGAGGAGTATAGATGCTGCTATTGTTCCTGTGCATAAAAATTACTCCAGAATATATAGTCTAGTAGGGGATGTACAAGATGAGCTAAACGATAAAACAATATATTTTTTGCTAGATAACAAAGACTATTGGGGGAAAAGTACCTCTAAAGCTATATTTCAAATGGCAATGAAGGATAAAAAGATAATAGCAAAAACCGTTGAAGAATTGGAACAAGAGACAGGTAACTACTATTTGCTGGGTTCAAATGCGTCTCCATTTCTAGAAAGACCAGGTGGGCTAACAATAAAACATTCCCTAGGAAATTATTTTGTATGGGAAAAGGGAAGTGGCGTGAATAATCATATAGATATTAGTTTAAATTCTTTTTCTAGTCAAAATCGTAATACAGAAATAGAGGACAAGTTTATTTCTAACGGAGAAAAGGGATTTTTGCTGTATGGCCCATATTATATATTAGAGCCATCTAACTACAAAGTAAAGCTGAATGTTAAAGTTATAAATGGCGAGCAGGAAAATTCAAAAGGATATTTTGAAGTGGTAAGTGGCTCAACAATATTGGGAAGAAAAGATATTATAAATTCTGGAATGATTATGCTTGATTTTTGCTTAGAAGAAAGTCTCCCTAATATTGAATTGCGTTTGTATATTGACGAGGGGGCAATTTTTGAAGTTACAAATGTAGAAATGTATAAAGGTTAAACATTATTTACTGTTGCGAAAAAAGGAAAAAAGAAATGAAATTAATTATTCAAATTCCCTGCTACAACGAAGCAGAAACCCTGGAAATCGCTCTCAATGCCCTCCCCAAACATATCGACGGCATTGATACAATCGAATATCTCATCATCAACGATGGCAGTAAGGACGACACTGTCGAGGTGGCCAAAAACTGGGGTGTCCATTATGTTGTGAACTTCCGACGCAACAAAGGCCTCGCCAAAGGCTTCATGGCAGGACTGGATGCCTGCCTGCGGAACGGTGCCGATATCATCGTCAATACCGACGCGGACAACCAGTACTGCGGCGACGATATTGAAAAACTGGTTCGTCCAATCTTGGAAGGCAAAACGGACATCGTCATTGGTGAGCGCCCCATTGACCAGACCGAGCATTTCTCTCCGCTCAAGAAAAAACTCCAGCATTTCGGAAGCTGGGTTGTCCGCAAGGCGTCTAATTCCGATATCCCGGACGCCCCAAGCGGCTTTCGGGCATACAGCCGCGAGGCGGCCATGAGGCTCAACGTGGTGAATGAATATACATACACGCTGGAAACCATTGTCCAGGCTGGACGGGACAAAATTGCGATGACCTCTGTCCCTATTCGTACCAATGGGGAGCTGCGCCCTTCCAGACTTTTTAGCAGCATGTTCGGCTATGTAAAGAAATCTATGCTGACCATTATCCGGGCGTTTATGATGTACAAGCCCCTGCGCTTTTTTACGATCCTTGGGGCGATCCCGCTGGTTCTCGGAGTCCTTCTCGGGATCCGTTTCCTGGTTTTCCTGTTCCAGGGGGCAGGCGGCGGCCATGTCCAATCCCTAATCCTGGCAAGCCTTCTGATTATGATTGGAATCCAAACCGTGATCGTAGGCCTT comes from the Eubacteriaceae bacterium Marseille-Q4139 genome and includes:
- a CDS encoding glycosyltransferase family 2 protein encodes the protein MKLIIQIPCYNEAETLEIALNALPKHIDGIDTIEYLIINDGSKDDTVEVAKNWGVHYVVNFRRNKGLAKGFMAGLDACLRNGADIIVNTDADNQYCGDDIEKLVRPILEGKTDIVIGERPIDQTEHFSPLKKKLQHFGSWVVRKASNSDIPDAPSGFRAYSREAAMRLNVVNEYTYTLETIVQAGRDKIAMTSVPIRTNGELRPSRLFSSMFGYVKKSMLTIIRAFMMYKPLRFFTILGAIPLVLGVLLGIRFLVFLFQGAGGGHVQSLILASLLIMIGIQTVIVGLQADVIAANRKILEDIQYHVRELTYGDAGKEGEEKYGA